In a genomic window of Agarivorans albus:
- a CDS encoding alpha-galactosidase, with the protein MSQIVHLCSKNCSLIIKLARVPEILHWGNKIEQIDEDILLSTERPISQARLDVDVPLSLCPELGSGHFNAPGIEGHRNGYDWAPVFTTTEHYSSEGCAVFTLRDDVAHLELKIEIELDYDSDVVKKRISVTNLEHTKYYLTKLSATLPLPHHANELMTFHGRWSREFQTHRQAFSHGGFMQENRRGRTSHENFPGLFAGSNNFDQQNGQVWGFHLGWSGNHQLRADVKSDGRRFVQAGELLLAGEVRLDYMQSYSTPWLYACASNTGLNGISDRFHRYVRANIIKFPENKPRPVHLNTWEGIYFEHDPEYIMKMASEAAEMGVERFIIDDGWFVGRSGERSALGDWYLDEKKYPNGLEPVIEHVNQQGMEFGLWVEPEMISKDSILFREHPEWVLELKGYHQPSGRWQYVLNLQNQDCFDYLFERLSELLTRYNIAYLKWDMNRELVQPGHVGRPAVNGQTKALYALLDKLLATHPKVEIESCSSGGGRIDFEILKRTHRFWASDCNDALERQTIQRGMSYFFPPEVMGAHIGPDESHTTRRCHHINMRGMTALSGHMGVELDPVKVASEEKQAFAHYIALHKEYRQLLHSGRSFRLNASDHRQHINGVQSDDEMLITVCQLAMPDYALPAPLRISCVEPGASYQVKLVEMPETSFQLMKQRPSWLDKTLTLSGDNLREIGLTLPILDPESALMVHLKRI; encoded by the coding sequence ATGAGTCAGATTGTTCACCTTTGTAGCAAAAATTGCAGCCTCATTATTAAGCTGGCGCGAGTGCCAGAAATTTTGCATTGGGGCAATAAAATAGAGCAGATAGATGAAGATATTCTGCTATCGACAGAGCGGCCAATTTCACAAGCCCGTTTAGATGTGGATGTGCCTTTAAGCCTTTGCCCTGAACTGGGTAGTGGCCACTTTAATGCCCCCGGAATAGAAGGGCATCGCAATGGTTACGACTGGGCGCCGGTTTTTACCACCACGGAACATTATTCAAGTGAAGGCTGTGCAGTATTCACTTTACGAGACGACGTTGCGCACTTAGAGCTTAAGATTGAAATAGAGCTTGATTACGACAGTGATGTGGTGAAAAAGCGCATTAGCGTAACCAACTTGGAACACACCAAGTACTATCTCACTAAGCTTTCCGCCACTTTGCCCTTACCGCATCACGCCAATGAGTTGATGACTTTTCATGGTCGCTGGAGCCGCGAGTTCCAAACGCACCGTCAGGCGTTCTCCCATGGTGGCTTTATGCAAGAAAACCGTCGTGGCCGTACTTCGCATGAAAACTTCCCTGGCTTGTTTGCCGGTAGCAATAACTTCGACCAGCAGAATGGTCAGGTGTGGGGCTTCCACTTAGGGTGGAGTGGTAACCACCAGTTACGCGCTGACGTAAAAAGTGATGGCCGACGTTTTGTGCAAGCTGGTGAGTTATTGTTGGCTGGCGAAGTACGTTTAGATTACATGCAAAGTTACAGCACTCCTTGGTTGTATGCCTGTGCTAGCAATACCGGTTTAAATGGTATTTCAGATCGCTTCCATCGCTATGTTCGCGCCAACATTATTAAGTTCCCTGAGAATAAACCTCGCCCAGTACACCTAAATACTTGGGAAGGTATTTATTTTGAGCACGATCCTGAATACATCATGAAAATGGCCAGCGAAGCCGCCGAAATGGGCGTGGAGCGTTTCATTATTGACGATGGTTGGTTTGTCGGTCGCAGTGGCGAGCGCAGTGCCTTAGGTGATTGGTATTTAGATGAGAAAAAATACCCCAATGGCCTAGAGCCGGTTATTGAGCATGTAAATCAACAAGGTATGGAGTTTGGTCTTTGGGTTGAGCCAGAGATGATCAGTAAAGACTCTATCCTATTCCGCGAACATCCAGAGTGGGTGCTAGAGCTTAAAGGCTATCATCAACCTTCTGGCCGTTGGCAGTACGTTCTTAACCTGCAAAACCAAGATTGTTTTGACTACTTGTTCGAGCGTTTAAGTGAGCTGCTTACTCGCTACAACATCGCGTACTTAAAGTGGGATATGAACCGCGAATTAGTACAGCCAGGTCATGTTGGACGACCAGCGGTTAATGGCCAAACTAAAGCGCTATATGCCTTACTAGACAAATTACTAGCAACACACCCTAAGGTTGAAATCGAGTCTTGCTCATCCGGCGGTGGCCGCATTGATTTTGAAATTCTAAAACGTACTCATCGTTTTTGGGCCTCAGATTGCAATGATGCATTAGAGCGCCAAACCATTCAGCGTGGCATGAGCTATTTCTTCCCGCCAGAAGTGATGGGCGCACACATCGGCCCAGACGAGAGCCATACAACCCGTCGTTGCCATCACATTAACATGCGTGGCATGACAGCATTAAGCGGACACATGGGGGTAGAGCTAGACCCAGTTAAAGTGGCTAGTGAAGAAAAACAAGCCTTTGCTCACTACATTGCGCTGCACAAAGAATATCGCCAGTTGTTACACAGTGGCCGAAGCTTTCGCTTAAATGCTTCGGATCATCGCCAACACATTAATGGTGTACAAAGTGACGACGAAATGTTGATCACGGTATGCCAGTTAGCGATGCCAGATTACGCCTTACCTGCACCCTTGCGGATTAGCTGTGTAGAGCCGGGAGCAAGCTACCAAGTTAAGTTGGTAGAAATGCCAGAGACCAGTTTCCAGTTAATGAAACAGCGCCCAAGTTGGTTAGATAAAACCCTCACTTTGAGTGGCGATAACCTGCGTGAAATTGGCTTAACCCTGCCGATTCTCGACCCCGAGTCAGCGCTAATGGTGCACCTGAAACGAATTTAG
- a CDS encoding solute:sodium symporter family transporter: MSITVFLSFLLFTGFVGVFTYNKVKKNKHDSQDGYFLGGRSLTGGLIASSLILTNLSATSFVGMSAQSYTHNMSVMGWEVASGVTLIIIALLLVPRYLKQGITTIPDFLESRYDLSVKKFVTLLFLCQYVINILPTTLYAGAVVLGEIFDIQTLLGVSEFAAIAIISATIGVLGFFYAIYGGLKAVVIADTINGVGLIIGGLMIPVFGLMVLGGGSFSDGLHQIVTVAPEKLQSVGTSTDPLPFSTLFTGLLLVNLYYWGTDQSIIQRALGAKNLKEGQKGVILAGGIKVISPLFLIIPGIIAFHMFGADAGNPDTMYTRLVNEVLPKPLVGFFVAVMFGAILSTFNGVLNSSTTLFALNVYKPLFGHGKSDQELVAKGRVFGVLIAIIAVCIAPFIMFAPEGLFQYLQMVAGFFSVPIFTIVFVGYISKRVPAIAAKVALVVFVSSYAAMQLVFETPLHFLHQLAILFVVCTILMFVIGAFKPREQDYVMPINKDMDVTPWEFRFEASAIVLYMVLGAFIMFSDIGLMSDDPTLLQTYGFCGLIMLVGIFFRHLKRKQLQPEAEAS, from the coding sequence ATGTCTATAACAGTGTTCTTATCGTTCCTGCTGTTTACTGGCTTTGTGGGGGTATTTACCTACAACAAAGTTAAGAAAAACAAGCACGATTCCCAAGATGGCTACTTTTTGGGTGGCCGCAGCTTAACCGGTGGCTTAATTGCCAGCTCGTTAATTTTAACTAACTTAAGTGCCACCAGTTTTGTGGGTATGAGTGCCCAGTCTTACACGCACAATATGAGTGTAATGGGCTGGGAAGTAGCCTCGGGTGTTACCCTGATTATTATTGCCTTGCTGTTAGTGCCGCGCTATCTAAAGCAAGGTATTACCACCATTCCAGACTTTTTAGAAAGCCGTTATGACTTATCGGTGAAGAAGTTTGTCACCTTGCTGTTCCTATGCCAGTACGTGATTAACATTCTGCCTACTACCTTGTACGCCGGTGCAGTGGTATTAGGTGAAATCTTCGATATTCAAACTTTACTGGGTGTGTCTGAGTTTGCAGCTATTGCGATTATTTCTGCCACTATTGGTGTTTTAGGCTTCTTTTATGCCATTTATGGTGGCTTAAAAGCGGTAGTAATTGCCGATACCATTAACGGTGTAGGCTTAATTATTGGCGGCTTAATGATTCCGGTATTTGGCCTAATGGTGTTAGGTGGCGGTAGCTTTAGTGATGGCTTACATCAAATTGTTACGGTTGCACCAGAGAAGCTGCAGTCGGTGGGCACCTCAACTGATCCACTACCATTCTCAACCTTGTTTACCGGTTTGCTGTTAGTAAACTTGTACTACTGGGGAACCGACCAATCTATTATCCAGCGTGCTTTAGGGGCTAAAAACCTTAAAGAAGGACAAAAAGGGGTAATTTTAGCCGGTGGTATTAAAGTTATTTCACCATTGTTCTTAATTATTCCCGGTATTATCGCCTTTCATATGTTCGGTGCCGATGCAGGTAACCCAGATACAATGTATACCCGCTTGGTGAACGAAGTATTACCAAAACCACTAGTGGGCTTTTTTGTGGCGGTAATGTTTGGTGCCATTCTCAGTACCTTTAACGGAGTGTTGAATAGCTCAACTACTTTGTTTGCCCTTAACGTATACAAGCCTTTGTTTGGTCATGGTAAATCAGACCAAGAGTTGGTGGCTAAGGGCCGTGTGTTTGGCGTACTTATTGCGATTATTGCAGTGTGTATTGCACCATTTATTATGTTTGCGCCAGAAGGTTTATTCCAATATTTACAAATGGTTGCTGGCTTCTTTAGTGTGCCAATCTTTACCATTGTATTTGTTGGCTACATTTCTAAGCGTGTTCCAGCTATCGCTGCCAAAGTAGCCTTGGTGGTGTTTGTATCGTCTTACGCTGCGATGCAGTTAGTGTTTGAAACGCCTTTGCACTTCCTACACCAATTAGCCATCTTGTTTGTGGTTTGTACCATCTTAATGTTTGTAATTGGTGCCTTTAAACCACGCGAACAAGACTACGTTATGCCTATTAACAAAGACATGGATGTAACACCTTGGGAGTTTCGTTTTGAAGCATCGGCCATTGTGCTTTACATGGTATTGGGCGCGTTCATCATGTTCTCAGATATCGGCTTAATGTCAGATGATCCTACATTGCTGCAAACTTACGGATTCTGCGGTTTGATTATGCTGGTGGGTATTTTCTTCAGACACCTTAAACGTAAACAACTTCAGCCAGAAGCTGAAGCAAGCTAA
- a CDS encoding LytR/AlgR family response regulator transcription factor, translating into MRAIIVDDEPLLRFHLDKMLGECWPELEIVDKAGDGPSALAAAEQLAADVVFLDIRMPGMTGIEVAQKLNQLAKPPHIVFTTAFDEYAIQAFEQQAVDYLLKPIDEQRLLQTCQRIQQRQTSADASPSYDLQALVQALDEKPEYLQWIRASKGEAVELIAIDNILAFVAEDKYTTVRSQQGDYVIRTPLKELLGQIEPGLFWQIHRSTLVRVNAIKRVNKNMLGKLTVALEDNSEYPVSRSANHLFKAM; encoded by the coding sequence ATGCGAGCAATAATTGTTGATGACGAACCCTTACTGCGTTTTCATTTAGACAAAATGCTGGGGGAATGTTGGCCAGAGTTAGAGATTGTAGATAAGGCCGGCGATGGCCCAAGCGCCTTAGCCGCTGCCGAACAACTGGCCGCCGACGTGGTATTTCTGGATATTCGTATGCCCGGCATGACCGGTATTGAAGTGGCACAAAAGCTCAATCAGCTAGCTAAACCACCACATATTGTATTCACCACGGCCTTTGATGAATATGCGATTCAAGCCTTTGAACAACAAGCCGTTGATTATTTGCTTAAACCCATTGATGAGCAGCGCTTATTGCAAACCTGCCAACGTATTCAGCAGCGCCAAACAAGTGCTGATGCTAGCCCCAGCTACGACCTTCAAGCATTAGTGCAAGCACTAGACGAAAAGCCCGAATACTTGCAGTGGATAAGAGCCAGTAAAGGAGAGGCGGTAGAACTTATTGCCATCGATAACATTTTGGCCTTTGTGGCGGAAGACAAGTACACCACGGTACGCAGCCAACAAGGTGACTACGTTATTCGAACGCCATTAAAAGAGTTGCTAGGCCAAATTGAACCGGGCTTGTTTTGGCAGATTCATCGCTCAACCTTAGTTCGAGTTAACGCCATTAAACGGGTGAACAAAAACATGCTTGGCAAACTCACGGTTGCATTAGAAGACAATAGCGAATATCCGGTAAGCCGCAGCGCCAACCATTTGTTTAAAGCGATGTAA
- a CDS encoding sensor histidine kinase — protein MNNKCLLSVWRSLAICALFSFPIAYLTNAIWGGPYWMHFVIALGFGTVGTCTTMLIDTMFPKMSSFWAFVLSAPLTLSIGSAHTWYWISPYYDDFDWPLMLKVVIIGLFFCAVIYYYFFSREQNLSMASALQQAELEKLKAEQALTYSQLKLLQSQIEPHFLFNTLANLKALIAVEPKQAEILLDKFTELLRVTLKKSRQESISLEDEVAGISAYLAIQQIRLGERLQYSVTLTSQELNQRQLPPMLLQPLVENAVFHGIEPKAEGGHVNVRINVDEQRWQITIEDNGIGFKQAAKQGHGLALSNIQKRLASLFPNQASLHIQALETGGTLAKLEFPCEQ, from the coding sequence TTGAACAATAAATGCCTTTTATCAGTGTGGCGCTCGTTGGCAATTTGCGCGCTGTTTTCCTTCCCCATTGCCTACCTCACCAATGCAATTTGGGGCGGTCCCTATTGGATGCATTTTGTTATTGCCTTAGGCTTTGGCACGGTAGGCACTTGCACCACTATGTTGATTGATACCATGTTTCCCAAAATGAGTAGCTTTTGGGCATTTGTGCTGAGCGCCCCACTCACCTTAAGCATTGGTAGCGCCCATACTTGGTATTGGATAAGCCCTTATTACGACGATTTTGATTGGCCCTTAATGCTTAAAGTAGTGATTATTGGCCTATTTTTCTGTGCCGTTATTTACTACTACTTCTTTAGCCGTGAGCAAAACCTAAGTATGGCTTCGGCGCTACAACAAGCTGAGTTAGAAAAGCTAAAAGCGGAGCAAGCACTTACCTACAGCCAACTAAAATTACTGCAAAGCCAAATTGAGCCGCACTTTTTGTTTAATACTCTAGCTAATTTAAAAGCACTCATCGCAGTAGAGCCCAAGCAAGCAGAAATTCTGTTAGATAAATTTACCGAGCTATTAAGAGTTACCCTTAAAAAAAGCCGCCAAGAGAGCATTAGCCTAGAAGATGAGGTAGCAGGTATTAGTGCTTATTTAGCGATTCAACAAATTCGCTTAGGTGAGCGTTTGCAGTATTCAGTAACGCTTACTTCGCAAGAGCTTAACCAGCGCCAATTGCCACCGATGTTATTGCAGCCTTTAGTTGAAAATGCGGTTTTTCATGGCATTGAACCCAAGGCTGAAGGCGGCCATGTAAATGTGCGCATTAATGTGGACGAGCAGCGCTGGCAAATAACTATCGAAGATAACGGCATTGGCTTTAAGCAAGCTGCCAAACAAGGCCATGGTTTGGCCTTAAGCAACATCCAAAAACGGCTAGCGAGCTTATTTCCCAATCAAGCTAGTTTACATATTCAAGCTTTAGAAACCGGCGGCACCTTGGCCAAATTGGAGTTTCCATGCGAGCAATAA